The Rhizophagus irregularis chromosome 12, complete sequence sequence taaaatattgttcaGTTATCAGTTATAGGTAGCTCGTAATTTATACTAGTTATagtttatttgttattttttgagaaatgTATAgcgaaaattaataatctactttttaaatgaaatttaataatagcatatttaatatttgtaaatagtaaaatattgatttttttatttagaaacaaTAGacatgaatcaaaaaaatgcttgatttaaatataatttctaagTCAGTTGCTATTCCTCTATTATGAATGtgaataaaattagaatttttaaatcaattgattaatattattaattgtcccttaatatcaaaaaaaaaattggttttttttatattaaaaggtataaatatattatgttttataagaattttagGTGAAATAATTAAAGGAATAATTCATCCGCGTGTGAATTTTCCGTAGATGTGAAGAATGAATACAGATCCAATGAAAGCAAGAGCAAGTACGATGACCACAACTGGATCTctattaaaaagtttcaaaacattaaaaaaaaaaaatttggataatgtagaaaaatataaaccaaaaaaatttacactCTTAAGCCTTGAGCGTCATCGGAATATAACTTCATCATAGTTGATGAACTCCCACCAGCTCGAGATACGGTAGCATTTCCAGTAGTTCGCTTTCTAAGGTATttcaattatcaaataaatgactttcagttatttttaatatctgcTTCACTCTTTTGATTTTcttgtattaaaataaaatttttccctttatacaaaattagttttattattcttaCCTTACAACGCTTTTCGGTGATCCAGATGGAGAGACGTCCTGTTTAAAAATAGACCAACATAGAGAATTGAGTAAATGTTactcttttaattaaagaaaatactttataaaattttgttacatACTgccattttattaatgttaataaaaaataagaataaaaataaaaagtttaaaagagGGAATTACAGAAATTGTTGTTCTTATttcgttaataataatatttttaaattacgtATACACTTGGCGAACAATTATTGGATAACTCGGACACTTTCTAACGATTGGCtatattttgatgaaatatATTGCCGAAGTCGGCACCGAAAAATAACGTGATATTGGTTTAACACTTCATTCGCGTTAATGTgcaaactattttttattacttttttaaattcatcacGAATATCAAGTTTCATAAGAATTCAATATGCCACCACAGGAAGTAACAAGCGATGTAGTTCCATTAATTCAAAGATCTAGTTTAGATGAAGTTATAAATGCAGGAGAAGATATTGACGATTCTAATGTTACTCATGGTCTAGTTCATGGTTTTGTAGAATTCgatgataaattaattgaagctGAAGTTGATACTGGCGAGATACAACCAAAATTTTCCTGGAAGAAACTTTGGAAATATACAGGAcctggtaattttttttgaaatttctagATCTTTAGCAATAGTTAATAAAAGGagtgtttattattattttgtaaagcCGGTTAATTCAATGCCACATTTTTTTTGCGTTAAAGGATTCCTAATGTCCATAGCGTACTTGGACCCAGGAAATCTGGAAGCAGATTTGCAAAGTGGAGCAGCAGCTGGTTATTCATTGTTATGGCTTTTATTATACGCCCATATTGCTGGTTTATTAA is a genomic window containing:
- a CDS encoding Arf guanine nucleotide exchange factor sbh1, translating into MADVSPSGSPKSVVRKRTTGNATVSRAGGSSSTMMKLYSDDAQGLRVDPVVVIVLALAFIGSVFILHIYGKFTRG